One window of Thermocoleostomius sinensis A174 genomic DNA carries:
- a CDS encoding pilus assembly FimT family protein, whose translation MVELITVIVIVGVLAAMAAPGWFAFANSRRANIARDQILQILRQTQAEATRSRQVWIVKFDTTANPPQITTRRIGNDNTDNTENSPETTIVLGEGNDIRPGVLGMQAIQNNAIDPNRHCNNTNCIAFDADGSVANLMNNPDPDDRPIKITVFATNAPTTTKRCVLVQSLLGAMRPANNDRCN comes from the coding sequence ATGGTTGAACTCATTACTGTGATTGTTATTGTGGGTGTACTAGCAGCGATGGCTGCCCCTGGATGGTTTGCCTTTGCCAACAGTCGGCGAGCTAACATAGCCAGAGATCAAATTCTGCAAATCCTGCGGCAAACCCAAGCCGAAGCCACTCGATCGCGCCAAGTCTGGATTGTGAAATTTGACACCACCGCCAACCCACCTCAAATTACTACTCGCCGTATCGGAAATGACAATACAGACAATACAGAAAACTCACCTGAAACCACGATTGTTTTGGGAGAAGGTAATGATATTCGCCCAGGCGTGCTAGGAATGCAAGCCATTCAGAATAACGCTATTGATCCAAATCGTCACTGCAATAATACAAATTGTATTGCCTTTGATGCTGATGGTAGTGTAGCCAATTTGATGAACAATCCAGATCCCGACGATCGACCCATTAAAATTACCGTTTTTGCGACTAATGCTCCAACCACTACTAAACGCTGTGTCTTGGTGCAATCGTTATTAGGAGCTATGCGGCCCGCCAACAACGATCGCTGTAACTGA
- a CDS encoding PulJ/GspJ family protein, protein MKNTYLSKLEQSGNWLSRISGSFTFRVLFQFFRKPRRQSTQGFTLLEVLVVTAIGGSIIAGLMFIVVQLMDTDQRESSRSETQREMQMALDYISSELREAVYVYTGEQLRTLTNGGHLPASLTTNSVPVIAFWKHQPFPEIVRRYCQANMNATGTSTAITGINCETASSYALVVYSLSIANDNNIWSGEARIVRYALTEFKSSSGNSTPEVSKGYVNPAAFSNFNVWPFDKDITDATRRNLQDDTLATTYRYRNGRETGRPDARGATAPLVDFVGHQSTSQTASCPDNFVLSPSNTAIEAAPRTLKNARTFYACVRPRVTEAGIPGLSLGDNQEVILFLQGSVSGRPGYDRTIGARSADKLPALETRILTRGILNRSL, encoded by the coding sequence ATGAAAAACACTTATTTATCTAAGCTTGAGCAATCTGGTAATTGGTTATCTCGTATCTCCGGTTCATTCACATTTAGAGTCCTATTTCAGTTCTTCCGCAAACCTCGTCGTCAATCAACTCAGGGATTTACATTACTGGAAGTGCTGGTTGTAACCGCGATCGGAGGCAGCATCATTGCCGGGTTGATGTTCATTGTGGTGCAGTTAATGGATACCGATCAACGGGAATCGTCCCGATCGGAAACCCAACGAGAAATGCAAATGGCCTTGGACTATATTAGTAGCGAACTACGTGAAGCCGTTTATGTTTACACAGGCGAACAGCTTAGAACCCTGACCAATGGAGGGCATTTACCTGCCTCCCTTACCACCAACAGCGTACCCGTCATTGCCTTTTGGAAACATCAACCCTTTCCAGAGATTGTGCGACGTTATTGTCAAGCGAACATGAATGCAACAGGGACTTCAACTGCCATAACCGGAATTAATTGCGAAACTGCCTCTTCCTATGCGCTTGTAGTTTACTCATTGAGCATAGCGAACGATAATAACATTTGGTCTGGGGAAGCCCGCATCGTTCGCTATGCCCTCACTGAGTTTAAGAGCAGCAGCGGCAATTCCACTCCTGAAGTCAGCAAAGGCTATGTCAATCCAGCAGCGTTTAGTAACTTTAATGTTTGGCCGTTTGATAAAGATATAACCGATGCCACCCGCAGAAATTTACAAGACGACACTTTAGCTACCACCTACCGATACCGAAATGGCAGGGAGACAGGTCGCCCAGATGCTAGAGGCGCAACCGCTCCACTCGTGGATTTTGTCGGGCATCAAAGCACCTCTCAAACAGCAAGCTGTCCAGACAATTTTGTTCTCTCTCCGTCTAACACCGCGATTGAAGCAGCACCTCGTACCTTAAAGAATGCCCGTACTTTCTATGCCTGCGTGCGTCCTAGAGTTACCGAAGCAGGCATTCCAGGGTTAAGTTTAGGTGACAATCAAGAAGTAATTTTGTTTCTTCAGGGCAGCGTATCTGGACGCCCAGGGTATGACCGCACGATCGGTGCTCGTAGTGCTGATAAATTACCCGCTTTAGAAACCCGAATTCTGACAAGAGGCATTCTCAATCGAAGCCTGTAG
- a CDS encoding pilus assembly FimT family protein, whose translation MFEPSRKTRNLPQRLLLSRMSNTFPPGSGEQGLTLLECLMAVAVMGLTIGLVLPPLFIATATRVQTRRAEQALQLAQGEVDRIRNLVALQQHTPGNLPAVINPPGGRLQDAGAPNRASSQIRTSLTSGCSRHNGTPVSATTALMVDIDADCKADFMMQVFRTTGSTSQAEQIGQQRPSSFELGVRVYSLLAGRSSATSALVNPGGTLTGLLTDAASLGLTNGQGNQLKRPLAVLYTNISWGDQDATLCGYQRTQRSQIESCQDSF comes from the coding sequence ATGTTTGAACCGTCACGTAAAACCCGCAATTTGCCACAGCGCCTTCTTTTGTCCCGAATGTCGAATACCTTTCCTCCTGGCTCAGGTGAACAAGGACTAACGCTACTAGAATGCTTGATGGCCGTTGCTGTGATGGGATTAACGATCGGACTGGTGCTGCCTCCGCTGTTTATTGCTACCGCCACCCGTGTACAGACACGCCGCGCCGAACAAGCCCTGCAACTAGCTCAAGGGGAAGTCGATCGGATTCGTAATTTAGTGGCACTCCAGCAACACACACCAGGAAACTTGCCTGCTGTAATTAACCCGCCCGGTGGTCGGCTTCAGGACGCGGGTGCTCCTAACAGAGCCTCATCCCAAATTCGGACGAGCCTTACCAGTGGGTGTTCTCGCCATAACGGAACACCAGTGTCCGCCACAACGGCGTTGATGGTGGATATTGACGCTGACTGCAAAGCAGATTTCATGATGCAAGTGTTTCGTACCACTGGTTCGACGAGTCAAGCCGAGCAAATTGGACAACAACGCCCATCGTCCTTTGAGTTAGGAGTGCGAGTGTACTCCCTATTGGCAGGTCGTAGTAGTGCTACCAGCGCCCTAGTTAATCCAGGTGGAACCCTCACGGGGTTGCTGACCGATGCGGCATCATTGGGGTTAACCAACGGACAAGGAAATCAGCTAAAGCGCCCGTTGGCTGTTCTCTATACCAACATTAGCTGGGGCGATCAAGATGCAACTCTGTGCGGCTATCAAAGAACCCAACGAAGCCAGATTGAAAGCTGTCAGGATTCGTTCTAA
- the hpsA gene encoding hormogonium polysaccharide biosynthesis protein HpsA — protein sequence MSTPKITRAIYLFFRQMCDMAHTATKGIIRWLLRGLIILGSNPFASKAGFVLPTTVLLLLVVTLTVGAISYRTYTRSQQATIERQQRVIYNAATPAIERAKSKLEFLFNSNRDRRFAGVPNENTLLGMMLNDGTNGVPHYPFDNDAVDPYTFVDEDPEKSEVRIDINGDGKKDNAWKYETDRDGDGVNDSRIVYSIIFDKPDEGNAADTELSLRDSTDATIQRRARRLLVRNAPLSSNTQTNPACVRNVGGTGNAPEIEGTGWFEDPVDTTLVRKNFQVDAYVLPIDGPEGNAIPGSSIATLEFQQDRQANQGFRWAAWFRNDLEIYPGPDFFWNGAMHTEGNYFVADRFKSYLVSSQFSCLYKKDASQMTTPDIKDSSDRTIPDFQGQFVAGTIRDNRFSSGSTFDIFKTENAPPDPRNQSLSPTTDSVSDHASGPVAFALDPLKLHTEDVSVGRIVTDPRNNRRNGWETSNLGKRMLNLKLSPPYLDDTFRADDRYGPKPRFDYTRELIPHKIGETITGSRKLTDLREGLDGYWERQARKDGVRIIVGQRLELGDPAGWGGPASTDAIDRENVAKLENEPLRPWTGGCTGTRCNEARQRKSLWDNLAAVQATAVYHSAQNRNFPAACIATTVHPGTMGTLEKSATFENLAFGIKDGFAAPYNQDGRVISDFFRGQGTNGWQYSMPGNFSEREFYQNATLKKALGNLAYFTGDPLGGAPSFKAEQGSLSRGGVPHPFPAMSMWGDFSMLRSILDGRAVSGSSSDEVDEDSETASVNRPDGITSVGLYANSGTLSPADRTTLHTAACMLGMLAYNLDYLNKFDYNAPALTDVLGKALPSNAALPSNPPLTDDYFEGLRGHIRAIDALIYDTRSSNIENGNSGEPSAARVTVPAKYRRGGAEEIPEPVRQLIQDEMKSMTWIDDTPSQGSSNPETYLRLLEFWRDSLLASSSSSGSSLDTSNSPAARLTREINLARLIITKEQVERDRKWGFVGSYTFVGNLGTVNVPSYGNKFSDACYGWYETLANATPDGKQSAYRATALKEPLMRLCSDRPRYPILFSLFPLFDHGDVGNSNPPARTLLPGEAEENVRSMVRDHRDNNDRSYNYLNSANANITYRALSATEISNIAAKPLILPGSSMGFERNWTLPMVSVGEGITPTRRTDNEKIYNLIKVCAANGNGDKVACSRNVSPNDTTPVAGLLYRVPFKDSAFYNGREMMSVRALDLDLDLMRTSPVGSDYWLPESGIIYAYREDAVSEAHIVRPNRNTWEACSAGDALLSEPSCQMQTGAQPALFSFDPPLSPRGITPKPVDYFPDPDRRPHGFRLRNGAALWRGTSMNHAANSKGRGLSFITDNPAYIQGHFNLHRGANVSSFARTDGLEEFKEKLNTANFEEQGNSGGVTLHKFYDRKTLETDFADRTKDQWRPAEILADAVTLLSPDFCDGSIEDALISAGAASLSNQLRQADLQNRYGCPAEGANDKSTSYMNMNRPTRLVPGRNGVRWIRSNLVDSYWRAMLGNPLPFFRGTSPIVFSTNGVPLVITENKQVRPYDGSTDDYMNINNSSDRTLVRTPSGIQMNMIMISGIVPSRVGQSYGGLHNFPRFIENWEGREFFLSGAMVQLNFSTYATAPYDQEQIEASQPAPTAGSNAANEWIAYYRAPNRRWGFDVALKYAQPGPVAKRFRSPDATRSEFYSEPPANDPYIQLLRQCAQTATSCTGR from the coding sequence ATGTCAACCCCGAAGATTACCCGAGCCATCTACCTCTTTTTTAGGCAAATGTGCGACATGGCTCATACCGCAACCAAGGGAATCATTCGCTGGCTTCTGCGCGGTTTAATTATCTTAGGCAGCAACCCGTTTGCGTCGAAAGCTGGTTTCGTTTTGCCAACCACGGTTTTACTACTGCTAGTGGTGACATTAACGGTGGGAGCCATCAGCTACCGCACGTATACCCGATCGCAGCAAGCCACCATTGAGCGACAGCAGCGGGTAATTTACAACGCTGCTACGCCTGCGATTGAGCGGGCCAAGTCTAAGCTTGAGTTTTTGTTTAACTCTAACCGCGATCGGCGATTTGCAGGAGTTCCCAATGAAAATACCCTTTTGGGCATGATGCTCAATGATGGAACTAATGGTGTGCCACACTATCCGTTTGATAATGACGCGGTTGATCCCTATACCTTTGTCGATGAAGATCCAGAAAAAAGTGAAGTTCGGATTGACATCAATGGAGACGGCAAAAAAGACAATGCCTGGAAATATGAAACCGATCGCGATGGAGATGGGGTCAACGATAGCCGCATTGTCTATTCCATCATTTTTGATAAACCGGATGAAGGGAATGCCGCTGATACAGAATTGTCGTTGCGTGACTCTACTGATGCAACGATACAAAGACGTGCTCGTCGGCTTCTGGTGCGTAATGCACCGCTGAGCAGCAATACTCAAACAAATCCTGCTTGCGTCCGCAATGTTGGAGGTACTGGAAATGCTCCTGAGATTGAGGGTACTGGCTGGTTTGAAGATCCAGTTGATACGACGCTGGTGCGGAAGAACTTTCAGGTCGATGCCTATGTGTTGCCGATCGACGGCCCAGAAGGTAACGCTATACCCGGTAGTAGCATTGCCACGTTAGAGTTTCAGCAAGATCGACAAGCCAATCAAGGATTTCGCTGGGCTGCCTGGTTTCGTAATGATCTAGAGATTTATCCAGGGCCAGATTTTTTCTGGAATGGAGCCATGCATACCGAAGGCAACTACTTTGTTGCTGATAGGTTCAAGTCGTATTTGGTTAGCTCTCAGTTCTCGTGTCTTTATAAAAAAGATGCGTCTCAAATGACGACACCGGATATTAAAGATAGCAGCGATCGTACCATTCCTGACTTTCAAGGACAATTTGTGGCAGGCACCATTCGCGATAACAGGTTCTCTAGCGGGTCTACGTTCGATATCTTCAAGACAGAAAATGCGCCCCCCGATCCGCGCAATCAATCCCTAAGCCCTACGACTGATTCTGTTAGCGATCATGCCAGTGGGCCAGTCGCTTTTGCCCTTGATCCGCTGAAATTGCACACCGAAGATGTTTCGGTGGGGCGAATTGTCACTGATCCTCGCAATAATCGTCGCAATGGCTGGGAAACAAGCAATCTTGGTAAACGAATGCTGAACCTAAAGTTGTCGCCGCCGTATTTAGACGACACCTTCCGCGCTGACGATCGCTATGGCCCTAAACCCCGGTTTGACTACACCCGCGAACTGATTCCACATAAGATCGGTGAAACAATCACAGGCAGCCGCAAACTCACTGATCTACGAGAAGGGTTGGATGGTTACTGGGAACGTCAAGCCCGCAAAGATGGCGTTCGGATTATTGTAGGACAACGGTTGGAATTGGGCGATCCAGCAGGCTGGGGTGGCCCTGCTAGCACTGATGCGATCGATCGAGAGAACGTAGCTAAACTGGAAAACGAACCTCTGCGTCCGTGGACCGGAGGATGCACAGGTACTCGCTGTAATGAAGCTCGACAGCGCAAATCACTCTGGGATAACCTTGCTGCGGTGCAAGCTACGGCTGTTTATCATAGCGCTCAAAACCGCAACTTCCCGGCAGCCTGTATAGCTACCACGGTTCACCCTGGCACAATGGGAACGTTGGAAAAAAGCGCCACGTTTGAAAACCTAGCGTTTGGCATCAAAGACGGTTTCGCAGCCCCTTATAACCAAGATGGAAGGGTGATTAGTGACTTCTTTCGAGGGCAAGGTACAAATGGCTGGCAATATTCCATGCCAGGTAATTTTAGTGAGCGGGAGTTTTACCAGAATGCTACGTTGAAAAAAGCTTTGGGAAACCTAGCATACTTTACTGGCGATCCGTTGGGAGGTGCTCCATCTTTCAAGGCAGAACAGGGTAGTTTATCTCGAGGGGGTGTGCCGCATCCTTTCCCTGCTATGTCCATGTGGGGTGATTTTTCTATGCTGCGTAGCATTCTAGATGGTCGAGCCGTCAGTGGTAGTTCTTCTGATGAAGTGGATGAAGATTCGGAAACAGCTAGCGTAAACAGACCAGATGGCATCACTTCTGTTGGTTTGTACGCAAATTCTGGTACACTTAGCCCGGCTGATCGAACCACCCTCCATACAGCTGCTTGCATGTTAGGCATGTTGGCCTACAATCTCGACTACCTCAACAAGTTTGACTACAATGCTCCTGCTCTTACCGATGTTCTTGGTAAAGCTCTTCCCTCTAATGCTGCACTTCCTAGTAATCCTCCTCTTACGGACGATTATTTTGAAGGGCTGCGGGGGCATATTCGTGCTATCGATGCTTTGATTTACGATACTCGATCGAGCAATATTGAAAACGGTAACTCTGGTGAACCTTCTGCGGCTAGGGTGACAGTACCAGCTAAATATCGCCGAGGTGGTGCTGAGGAAATTCCAGAACCTGTCCGACAACTGATACAGGATGAAATGAAATCAATGACTTGGATTGATGATACGCCTTCTCAAGGTTCCAGCAATCCAGAAACTTATCTTCGACTCTTGGAATTTTGGCGTGATTCACTTCTAGCGAGCAGTTCATCTAGTGGTAGCAGTTTGGACACCTCTAACAGTCCAGCAGCTAGATTGACTAGAGAAATTAATTTAGCACGGCTGATTATCACTAAAGAGCAAGTAGAGCGCGATCGAAAGTGGGGGTTTGTGGGTAGCTATACTTTCGTAGGTAATTTGGGAACCGTGAATGTACCTAGCTATGGCAATAAGTTCTCAGATGCCTGCTATGGCTGGTACGAGACGTTGGCAAATGCAACTCCAGATGGCAAACAGTCTGCCTACAGAGCTACAGCGTTGAAGGAACCTTTAATGCGGCTATGTTCCGATCGACCTCGTTACCCTATCCTGTTTTCTCTATTTCCACTATTTGATCATGGAGATGTAGGAAATAGCAATCCCCCTGCTCGAACCTTGCTACCAGGTGAAGCAGAAGAAAATGTTCGATCGATGGTGCGCGATCACAGGGACAATAACGATCGCAGCTACAACTATCTTAACTCTGCTAATGCCAACATTACCTACAGAGCGTTAAGCGCTACAGAAATTTCTAACATTGCAGCGAAACCTTTGATACTTCCTGGTTCAAGTATGGGGTTTGAAAGAAATTGGACATTACCAATGGTCAGTGTTGGTGAGGGTATTACTCCAACGCGACGAACGGATAATGAAAAAATTTATAATCTTATCAAAGTCTGTGCAGCTAATGGGAATGGAGACAAAGTTGCCTGCTCCAGAAACGTTAGCCCAAATGACACCACTCCAGTTGCAGGGCTACTTTATCGAGTTCCCTTCAAAGATTCTGCTTTCTACAATGGGCGAGAAATGATGAGTGTTCGCGCTCTCGATCTTGATCTTGATCTGATGCGAACTAGCCCTGTAGGGTCTGACTATTGGCTGCCTGAAAGTGGCATTATTTACGCCTATCGGGAAGACGCCGTTTCAGAAGCGCACATTGTTCGTCCGAATCGTAACACCTGGGAAGCCTGTAGCGCGGGTGATGCTTTGCTATCCGAGCCAAGCTGTCAAATGCAAACTGGCGCCCAACCAGCCTTGTTTTCCTTCGATCCGCCGCTTAGCCCACGCGGCATTACCCCCAAGCCCGTCGATTACTTTCCCGATCCCGATCGGCGTCCGCATGGTTTCCGCTTACGTAATGGTGCAGCCCTGTGGCGTGGAACGTCGATGAATCATGCAGCGAATTCAAAGGGACGTGGACTTTCCTTCATTACGGATAACCCTGCTTACATTCAAGGACACTTCAATCTGCATCGAGGAGCGAATGTCAGCAGTTTTGCGCGTACTGATGGACTAGAAGAGTTCAAAGAAAAACTCAATACCGCCAACTTTGAAGAACAAGGCAATAGCGGTGGAGTAACACTACACAAATTCTACGATCGCAAAACACTAGAAACCGACTTTGCCGATCGAACGAAAGATCAGTGGCGTCCTGCCGAAATCCTAGCCGATGCGGTCACGTTGCTATCTCCCGATTTCTGCGATGGCAGCATTGAAGATGCTTTGATTAGTGCGGGTGCGGCTTCTTTAAGCAACCAACTCAGGCAGGCTGACTTACAGAATCGCTATGGCTGTCCGGCAGAAGGCGCAAACGATAAGTCCACGTCCTACATGAACATGAACCGCCCAACCCGATTAGTTCCTGGAAGAAACGGCGTCAGATGGATTCGATCGAACTTAGTCGATTCCTATTGGCGAGCAATGCTTGGCAACCCCCTGCCTTTCTTTAGAGGTACTTCTCCGATTGTCTTCTCTACAAATGGCGTACCCTTAGTCATTACAGAGAATAAACAGGTTCGTCCTTATGATGGCAGCACTGATGACTATATGAATATCAACAACTCATCCGATCGAACGCTGGTGCGCACACCCTCTGGCATTCAAATGAACATGATCATGATTAGCGGTATCGTGCCATCTCGTGTTGGGCAGTCCTATGGAGGTTTGCATAACTTCCCGCGCTTTATCGAAAATTGGGAAGGTCGAGAGTTTTTCCTGTCGGGAGCGATGGTTCAACTCAACTTCAGCACCTACGCCACAGCCCCCTACGACCAGGAGCAAATTGAAGCGTCTCAACCTGCTCCAACGGCGGGTTCCAATGCCGCCAATGAATGGATTGCCTACTACCGAGCACCCAACCGGCGGTGGGGATTTGATGTAGCGCTGAAGTATGCACAGCCAGGGCCAGTTGCTAAACGATTCCGCTCTCCGGATGCCACCCGCAGCGAATTCTATAGTGAACCGCCTGCTAACGATCCCTACATTCAACTATTGAGACAGTGCGCTCAGACCGCCACAAGCTGCACTGGTCGCTAA
- the rpmB gene encoding 50S ribosomal protein L28: MSRKCDLTGKTANNAYAISHSHRRTKKLQEANLQEKRIWWPQGKRWVRLRLSTKAIKTLERKGLAAMAKEAGIDLSKY, from the coding sequence ATGTCTCGCAAATGTGATTTAACGGGTAAAACCGCCAACAATGCCTACGCCATCTCCCACTCTCACCGTCGTACCAAGAAGCTTCAGGAAGCCAACTTGCAAGAAAAGCGAATTTGGTGGCCCCAAGGTAAGCGTTGGGTACGGTTGCGGCTTTCTACTAAAGCTATCAAAACGCTGGAGCGCAAGGGTCTGGCAGCCATGGCAAAAGAAGCGGGTATCGACCTCAGCAAGTACTAG
- the ribH gene encoding 6,7-dimethyl-8-ribityllumazine synthase, which yields MAIFEGTFTHTEPLRFAIVIGRFNDLVTGKLLEGCQDCLKRHGIDPDPHGTQVDYAWVPGSFEVPLVARQLALTHRYDAIICLGAVIRGSTPHFDYVAAEVSKGIAAASFQTGVPVVFGILTTDTMQQALERAGIKSNKGWDYAMNAIEMANLMRQVRTLNPDLQNNSLASANSQSLPGSLKSAVPSDSSD from the coding sequence ATGGCCATTTTTGAGGGCACATTCACTCATACTGAACCTCTGCGATTTGCGATTGTCATTGGTCGATTTAATGACCTTGTAACCGGCAAATTGTTAGAGGGTTGTCAAGACTGCTTAAAGCGTCACGGAATCGATCCAGACCCACACGGAACACAAGTCGATTATGCTTGGGTTCCTGGTAGTTTTGAGGTTCCGTTGGTGGCTCGTCAACTGGCGCTCACACACCGTTATGATGCCATCATTTGCCTAGGAGCAGTCATTCGAGGCTCTACGCCACACTTTGACTATGTTGCCGCAGAGGTGTCTAAAGGAATTGCCGCCGCAAGTTTCCAAACGGGCGTTCCTGTGGTTTTTGGCATTCTAACAACCGATACCATGCAACAAGCGTTAGAGCGAGCTGGGATAAAAAGCAATAAGGGCTGGGACTATGCCATGAATGCGATCGAAATGGCTAACCTGATGCGTCAAGTTAGAACGCTAAATCCTGATTTGCAAAATAATAGTCTGGCTAGTGCCAATTCGCAGAGCTTGCCTGGTTCCCTTAAAAGCGCAGTTCCAAGCGACTCTTCGGATTGA
- the psbZ gene encoding photosystem II reaction center protein PsbZ yields MSILFQIALAALVILSFVMVVAVPVAYASPQNWDQNKRLLFLGSGLWVLLVLLVGGLNYFVV; encoded by the coding sequence ATGTCGATTTTGTTCCAAATTGCTTTAGCAGCTTTGGTTATTCTATCGTTTGTAATGGTGGTCGCGGTTCCAGTTGCTTATGCTAGCCCTCAAAATTGGGATCAAAACAAGCGTTTACTCTTTTTAGGATCAGGGCTTTGGGTACTGCTAGTGCTGTTGGTTGGCGGACTCAACTACTTTGTGGTTTAG